The following proteins come from a genomic window of Caldisericia bacterium:
- the rpoN gene encoding RNA polymerase factor sigma-54: protein MKSKGELRNLIKLSQNLYLKQNLIQLMNILYYPAIELREILVNKYEENPFLEIENMDFDELPEDIDFEDIEDGNSGGFLESFIKEEKKFKDYLEEQLILFDFDEVENKIAKYLIWNIDERGLLKINLNEIEKDLNIKKEKILKVLNILKNELHPPGVLAFNEKESILIQLLRNKLIKKNEIDEWEKVIDKYLKNEEIEEKYFKKLSKVYIYPTKIFEKSLIMYISPELYLEKEDGSLKVVYNNSIIPKVKFNINLYNNMKSRIFELTKEEREFFKNKVKDAKDLIYLISEREEKILKVANFLIERQKDFFLNNGYLESITLKEIARELKISISTVSRILNEKYIETPKGVFPLKFFLGKEKLKKGVFGTKIKMIIKELIDKENKEKPLSDSEIAKILNEKGIFIKRRTVAKYREELKIPPKNKRKTK, encoded by the coding sequence ATGAAAAGTAAAGGAGAGTTAAGGAATTTAATAAAATTATCACAAAATTTATATTTAAAACAGAACTTAATTCAGTTGATGAATATTCTTTATTATCCTGCAATTGAATTAAGAGAAATTTTGGTTAATAAATATGAAGAAAACCCTTTTTTAGAAATTGAAAATATGGATTTTGATGAATTACCAGAAGATATTGATTTTGAGGATATAGAGGATGGTAATTCAGGTGGGTTTTTAGAAAGTTTTATAAAAGAAGAAAAGAAATTTAAAGACTATCTTGAAGAACAGTTAATTTTATTTGATTTTGATGAAGTTGAAAATAAGATTGCAAAATATCTTATTTGGAATATAGATGAGAGAGGACTTTTAAAAATTAATCTAAATGAAATAGAAAAAGATTTGAATATTAAAAAAGAAAAAATTTTAAAAGTTTTGAATATTTTAAAAAATGAACTTCATCCTCCAGGGGTTCTCGCATTTAACGAAAAGGAGAGCATTTTAATTCAATTGTTAAGAAACAAACTTATTAAGAAGAATGAAATTGATGAATGGGAAAAAGTTATTGATAAATATTTAAAAAATGAGGAGATAGAGGAAAAGTACTTTAAAAAACTTTCTAAAGTTTATATTTATCCAACTAAAATTTTTGAGAAAAGTTTAATTATGTATATTTCACCTGAACTCTACTTAGAAAAAGAGGATGGCTCTTTGAAAGTTGTGTATAATAATTCTATAATTCCAAAAGTTAAATTTAACATTAATCTTTATAATAACATGAAATCGAGAATATTTGAGTTAACAAAAGAGGAGAGAGAGTTTTTTAAAAATAAAGTTAAAGATGCTAAAGATTTGATTTATTTAATTTCAGAAAGAGAGGAGAAAATATTAAAGGTTGCAAATTTTTTAATTGAGAGGCAAAAAGATTTCTTTTTGAATAATGGTTATCTTGAGAGTATAACACTAAAAGAAATTGCTCGTGAATTAAAAATTTCTATATCAACAGTTTCAAGAATTTTAAATGAAAAGTATATAGAGACTCCAAAAGGAGTTTTTCCTTTAAAATTCTTTTTAGGTAAGGAGAAATTAAAGAAGGGGGTTTTTGGAACAAAAATAAAAATGATTATTAAAGAGTTAATAGATAAAGAAAATAAAGAAAAACCTCTTTCAGATTCTGAAATTGCAAAAATTTTAAATGAAAAAGGGATTTTTATAAAAAGGAGAACTGTTGCTAAATATAGAGAAGAGTTAAAAATTCCACCTAAAAATAAAAGAAAGACAAAATGA
- the gap gene encoding type I glyceraldehyde-3-phosphate dehydrogenase, with the protein MRVAINGFGRIGRQVLKALKKKYNGIEIVAVNDLFDLDMLAYLLKYDSNYGTYNVDFQIKDNKLILDNKEILFFKEKNIENLPWKDLNIDIVIESTGVYTDGEKARFHLNAGAKKVIITAPAKNEDITIVLGVNEELYDPKKHNIISNASCTTNSLAPVVKVLHKNFIIEKGLMTTVHSYTNDQMLLDAPHKKDPRRARSAATNIIPTTTGAAKAVATVIPELKGRLNGIALRVPTPTVSITDFTCVVKKQTTPEEVNKVLKEASETYLFGILGYTEDPVVSSDFKGSEYSGIIDASLTDVIDGNLVKVFSWYDNEWGYAVRVADLTKFIFDKGV; encoded by the coding sequence ATGAGAGTAGCAATTAATGGTTTTGGAAGAATTGGGAGACAAGTCTTAAAAGCGCTCAAGAAAAAATATAATGGGATTGAAATTGTTGCTGTAAATGATCTTTTTGATTTAGATATGTTGGCTTATTTATTAAAGTATGACTCAAATTATGGTACTTATAATGTTGATTTTCAAATTAAAGATAATAAATTGATTTTAGATAATAAAGAGATATTATTTTTTAAAGAGAAAAATATTGAAAATTTACCTTGGAAAGATTTAAATATTGATATTGTTATTGAATCAACAGGTGTTTATACAGATGGTGAAAAAGCAAGATTTCATCTTAATGCAGGTGCAAAAAAGGTTATAATTACAGCACCTGCAAAAAATGAGGATATAACTATTGTTTTAGGAGTTAATGAAGAACTATATGATCCTAAAAAACATAATATAATTTCAAACGCATCTTGTACAACAAATTCACTTGCACCAGTTGTTAAGGTTTTACATAAAAATTTCATTATTGAAAAAGGTTTAATGACAACTGTACATTCATATACAAATGACCAAATGCTCCTTGATGCTCCTCATAAAAAGGATCCAAGAAGGGCAAGAAGTGCTGCAACAAATATTATACCAACTACAACTGGTGCAGCAAAAGCAGTGGCAACTGTTATACCAGAACTTAAAGGAAGATTAAATGGAATTGCTTTAAGAGTTCCTACACCTACTGTTTCAATAACAGATTTTACATGTGTTGTTAAAAAACAAACAACACCTGAAGAGGTAAATAAAGTATTAAAAGAAGCATCTGAAACTTATCTATTTGGAATTCTTGGATACACAGAAGATCCAGTTGTCTCTTCTGATTTTAAAGGAAGTGAATATTCAGGAATAATTGATGCATCATTAACAGATGTAATTGATGGAAATCTTGTTAAAGTATTTTCATGGTATGACAATGAATGGGGATATGCAGTAAGGGTTGCTGATCTTACAAAATTTATTTTTGATAAGGGGGTTTAA
- a CDS encoding phosphoglycerate kinase gives MKLRTLKDIDLKGKRVLYRVDYNVPLTDDLKVRDDTRIKETLPTIEYMRNNGAIIIILTHLGRPKGERKKELSLKPVRDKLSELLNLDVKLIDDIFSNDAKTQVLSLKEGDIVMFENLRFYPEEEKNVESFAELLAEFGDIYVSDAFAVSHRENTSVFLLPSMLPSYAGFLMEKEVNTLSKLIENPERPYVIIIGGAKVSDKIGVLKNLVNKVNSILIGGGSAFTFLKAEGYNIGSSIYERDMENVAKDIIELASKKNVKFLLPVDIHATEELKEGRDHMIVPIEKIPYDWYGVDIGPKTIEIFKEEIKNAKTIFWSGPLGVYEMELYSTGTKEIAKAVSETEGIKVVGGGDTISALNKFGLLDKMTHVSTGGGALLEFLEGKILPGIKVLMEE, from the coding sequence ATGAAATTAAGAACACTAAAAGATATAGATTTAAAAGGAAAAAGAGTTCTTTATAGAGTTGATTATAATGTTCCATTAACAGATGATTTAAAAGTAAGAGATGATACAAGAATTAAAGAGACACTTCCCACAATTGAGTACATGAGAAATAATGGCGCAATAATAATAATTCTTACACATTTAGGAAGACCAAAAGGTGAGAGAAAAAAAGAACTATCTTTAAAACCTGTTAGAGATAAATTAAGTGAATTGCTGAATTTAGATGTTAAATTAATTGATGATATTTTCAGTAATGATGCTAAAACTCAAGTTTTATCTCTTAAAGAAGGTGATATTGTTATGTTTGAAAATTTAAGATTCTATCCCGAAGAAGAGAAAAATGTTGAATCTTTTGCAGAATTATTAGCAGAATTTGGAGATATATATGTAAGTGATGCTTTTGCTGTTTCGCATAGAGAAAATACATCGGTTTTTCTTTTACCAAGTATGTTACCTTCATATGCTGGATTTTTAATGGAAAAAGAGGTAAATACTTTATCAAAACTTATTGAAAATCCAGAAAGACCTTATGTAATTATTATTGGTGGTGCAAAAGTATCTGATAAAATTGGTGTATTAAAAAATCTTGTTAATAAAGTTAATTCGATTTTAATTGGTGGTGGTTCAGCATTTACATTTCTTAAAGCAGAAGGATATAATATTGGATCTTCTATTTATGAAAGAGATATGGAAAATGTTGCAAAAGATATAATTGAACTTGCTTCTAAGAAAAATGTAAAATTTTTACTTCCTGTAGACATTCATGCAACTGAAGAATTAAAAGAGGGAAGAGATCATATGATTGTTCCAATTGAAAAAATTCCATATGATTGGTATGGAGTAGATATTGGTCCTAAAACTATTGAAATTTTTAAAGAAGAGATAAAAAATGCAAAGACTATTTTTTGGAGTGGTCCTCTTGGAGTTTATGAAATGGAATTATATTCTACTGGAACAAAAGAGATTGCAAAAGCTGTCAGCGAAACAGAAGGAATCAAAGTTGTTGGTGGTGGTGATACTATTTCAGCGTTAAATAAATTTGGTTTATTGGATAAAATGACTCATGTTTCAACTGGAGGTGGTGCTCTTCTTGAATTTTTAGAGGGAAAAATATTGCCAGGAATAAAAGTTTTAATGGAGGAGTAA
- the trxB gene encoding thioredoxin-disulfide reductase, which yields MYDLIIIGGGPAGLTASIYAKRFGLETLLIEKLGTGGQVPLTDLIENYPGFPQGISGVELATNITEQAKKFNVEIINDEVVNVEFNEIKKVKTTFDVYESRGVIIATGASPKKLNIPGEKEFTGRGVSYCAVCDAYFYKNRDVVVVGGGDSALTEALYLTTFVNKLYLVHRRDKFRAAQYLQEKVFNNKKIEIILNSELKEIKGYKRVEKVLIYNKEKGENIELNVSGVFIYIGLTPNTELFRNKINLDENGFIITDEDMRTNIRFVYAAGDVRRKSLRQIITACSDGAIAANTFCIDSCD from the coding sequence ATGTATGATTTAATAATAATAGGTGGAGGACCAGCAGGTCTTACTGCTTCAATCTATGCAAAGAGATTTGGTTTAGAAACTTTACTTATTGAAAAACTTGGAACTGGTGGTCAAGTGCCACTAACAGATTTAATTGAAAATTATCCAGGTTTTCCTCAAGGTATTTCTGGTGTTGAACTTGCAACAAATATTACTGAACAAGCAAAAAAATTTAATGTTGAAATAATAAATGATGAAGTTGTTAATGTTGAATTTAATGAAATAAAAAAGGTAAAAACAACTTTTGATGTTTACGAATCAAGAGGAGTTATTATAGCAACTGGAGCATCTCCAAAAAAACTTAATATTCCAGGAGAAAAAGAGTTTACTGGAAGAGGTGTATCTTATTGTGCAGTTTGTGATGCTTATTTTTATAAAAATAGAGATGTTGTAGTAGTTGGTGGTGGAGATTCAGCATTAACTGAGGCTCTTTATCTTACAACATTTGTAAATAAACTTTATCTTGTTCATAGAAGAGATAAATTTCGTGCTGCCCAATATTTACAGGAGAAGGTCTTTAATAATAAAAAAATAGAAATTATTCTTAATTCAGAATTAAAAGAGATTAAAGGCTATAAGAGAGTTGAGAAAGTTTTGATTTATAATAAAGAAAAGGGTGAAAATATTGAATTAAATGTGAGTGGGGTTTTTATTTATATAGGTTTAACCCCTAATACTGAATTGTTTAGAAATAAAATAAATCTTGATGAAAATGGTTTTATTATTACTGATGAGGATATGAGAACAAATATAAGATTTGTTTATGCTGCTGGAGATGTTAGAAGAAAAAGTCTAAGACAGATTATAACAGCATGTAGTGATGGAGCAATAGCAGCAAATACATTTTGTATAGACTCTTGTGATTAA
- a CDS encoding ATP-binding cassette domain-containing protein: MLKFVGVYKFYGEKEALSNISFEIEKGEFVFIAGPTGAGKTTLLKLVRKEIEPTRGEIFFKNKSLKNIKNVYELRREIGTVFQDYKLFPKKTVYENVSFPLEILGIPNSVIRKKVYEVLKEVNLLDKRNQFPHTLSGGEKQRVAIARAIVNEPDLLIADEPTGNLDWKTSFSIVDLFVEINLKGTTIIMSTHNEEIIKRYNKRVIYLRDGKKVHEKYPHIY, from the coding sequence ATGTTAAAATTTGTTGGAGTTTACAAATTTTATGGAGAAAAAGAGGCTTTATCAAATATTAGTTTTGAGATAGAAAAGGGTGAGTTTGTATTTATTGCTGGTCCAACTGGTGCTGGTAAGACGACATTACTTAAACTTGTAAGAAAAGAGATTGAGCCAACAAGAGGTGAGATATTTTTTAAAAATAAATCATTAAAAAATATAAAAAATGTTTATGAATTAAGAAGAGAAATTGGAACGGTTTTTCAAGATTATAAACTTTTTCCAAAAAAAACAGTTTATGAAAATGTATCTTTTCCACTTGAAATTCTTGGTATACCAAATAGTGTAATAAGGAAAAAAGTTTATGAGGTTTTAAAAGAGGTTAATTTACTTGATAAAAGAAATCAATTTCCACATACTCTTTCAGGGGGTGAAAAACAAAGAGTTGCTATTGCAAGAGCAATTGTAAATGAACCAGATCTTCTTATTGCAGATGAACCAACTGGAAATCTTGATTGGAAAACTTCATTTTCAATAGTTGATCTTTTTGTTGAAATTAATTTAAAAGGTACAACAATTATTATGTCAACCCACAATGAAGAGATAATAAAAAGATATAATAAAAGAGTTATATATTTAAGAGATGGTAAAAAGGTTCATGAAAAGTATCCTCATATTTATTAG
- a CDS encoding permease-like cell division protein FtsX — MKSILIFIRELKEALINIRRSIFLTLIYFIAIVVSLYSIGMIFFFLDYSNGIKKGVESKIEISFYLKRDTTQERINEIENEIKILKGVESVRYISPDMALENLIKEYPEYENILKDLNKNPLPPTFFVKPDSVYSVKNIIDAISKIPEIQEFFYSKDLVDKILFSIKTFSFLSIVLFAIFIGIFIFFLSSTISLSLYARREDIEIMRLIGTQPSYIKMPFYYEGIILSIFGSIISSILLNKSYIELNRLLNLILPFFEVESFVNKYGILPYIYLNILSIIISIIVSYFVLRRYLKEIYT, encoded by the coding sequence ATGAAAAGTATCCTCATATTTATTAGAGAATTAAAAGAAGCCTTAATAAATATAAGGAGATCAATTTTCTTAACACTTATTTATTTTATTGCTATTGTAGTTTCTCTTTACTCAATTGGAATGATCTTTTTCTTTCTTGATTATTCAAATGGTATTAAAAAGGGTGTTGAGAGTAAAATTGAAATATCGTTTTATTTAAAAAGAGATACAACTCAAGAAAGAATAAATGAAATTGAAAATGAAATTAAAATATTAAAAGGCGTTGAAAGTGTTAGATACATTTCTCCAGATATGGCTCTTGAAAATTTAATTAAAGAATATCCTGAATATGAAAATATTTTAAAAGATCTTAATAAAAATCCATTACCTCCTACTTTTTTTGTTAAGCCTGATTCTGTGTATTCTGTTAAAAACATAATTGATGCAATTTCAAAAATTCCTGAAATACAAGAATTTTTTTATTCAAAAGATTTAGTTGATAAAATATTATTTTCAATAAAAACTTTTTCTTTTTTAAGTATAGTCCTCTTTGCAATCTTTATTGGAATATTTATTTTCTTTTTATCATCAACAATCTCCCTTTCACTTTATGCAAGAAGAGAAGATATTGAGATTATGAGGTTAATTGGAACACAACCTTCATATATTAAAATGCCTTTTTATTACGAGGGAATAATTTTAAGTATTTTTGGAAGTATTATATCTTCTATTTTATTAAACAAATCTTATATTGAATTAAATAGACTCTTAAATCTTATTCTTCCATTTTTTGAAGTTGAAAGTTTTGTCAATAAATATGGGATTTTGCCATATATTTATTTGAATATATTAAGTATAATAATATCAATAATAGTTTCTTATTTTGTATTAAGAAGATATCTTAAGGAGATATATACATGA
- a CDS encoding peptidoglycan DD-metalloendopeptidase family protein, which yields MKKLILILLLIFLLLSPSLIKADDDLEKEKKILNNLKSTLELFQKKLNETVSYKKTILGEIDEIESRIKEVSLKIANLEKNINDTKNKIEILENNILLTQIEINKDKEIIGDKLFLIYKIKNELPIDIYFSSKTIGELFTRINFLNILIRSNRESLEELRKKEEALRKEKENLEKEKKNLESFLKENEILKNSLTQEEKKRDVLLKTLLTKEEEYKKEIEIYKKKIEEQEEKIQEIIRRAELAKRLPEVGNIIWPVKGSIVSPFGMRIHPIYKVWAFHSGVDIDASTGTPIKAVADGIVIYAGWLGSYGIVVFIKHGGNITTVYAHMQYFTVELNQYIKQGDIIGYVDNTGLSTGPHLHFEIRIDGKPVDPQKWLP from the coding sequence ATGAAAAAATTAATTCTTATTTTACTTTTAATTTTTTTACTCTTATCTCCATCTTTAATAAAGGCAGATGACGATTTAGAAAAAGAGAAGAAAATATTAAACAATTTAAAATCAACGCTTGAGTTATTTCAAAAAAAATTAAATGAAACAGTTTCTTATAAAAAAACAATTTTGGGTGAAATTGATGAAATTGAATCAAGGATAAAAGAAGTTAGTTTAAAAATAGCAAATTTAGAAAAAAATATAAATGATACAAAAAATAAAATTGAAATTTTAGAAAATAATATTCTTTTAACACAAATTGAAATTAATAAAGATAAAGAAATAATTGGTGATAAACTATTCTTAATTTATAAAATAAAAAATGAACTTCCAATTGATATTTATTTCTCTTCAAAAACAATAGGAGAACTTTTTACAAGAATTAATTTTTTAAATATTCTTATTAGATCAAATAGAGAATCTTTAGAAGAACTAAGAAAAAAGGAAGAGGCATTAAGAAAAGAAAAAGAGAATTTAGAAAAAGAAAAGAAGAATTTAGAATCTTTTTTAAAAGAAAATGAAATTTTAAAAAACTCCTTAACTCAAGAAGAGAAAAAGAGAGATGTTTTACTTAAAACTCTTTTAACAAAAGAAGAGGAATATAAAAAAGAGATAGAGATATATAAAAAGAAAATAGAGGAACAGGAAGAAAAAATTCAGGAAATAATAAGAAGAGCAGAACTTGCAAAAAGGTTGCCTGAAGTTGGAAATATAATTTGGCCTGTAAAAGGTTCAATTGTATCTCCTTTTGGAATGAGGATACATCCTATATATAAAGTTTGGGCATTTCATTCTGGAGTTGACATTGATGCTTCTACTGGAACACCAATTAAAGCGGTCGCTGATGGAATCGTAATTTATGCTGGATGGCTTGGCTCTTATGGTATTGTTGTATTTATAAAACATGGAGGAAATATCACAACAGTTTATGCTCATATGCAATATTTTACTGTTGAATTAAATCAATATATTAAACAAGGAGATATAATTGGATATGTTGATAATACTGGGTTATCAACTGGTCCACATCTTCATTTTGAAATAAGAATAGATGGGAAACCAGTTGATCCTCAAAAATGGCTACCATAA
- a CDS encoding S41 family peptidase: MRKIYFIFLILIVLSFIFGFSLSYLIFNKPIIPIATNKFELLNEVSDLIVKNYVDEKNEIDLCKGLVSSLNDPYSNFFTPEEYSKFKEDISGEYVGIGVLIGMRDNKIKILQVFKNSPAFEAGLPVGSYIIEVDGVKTENLSLDEVANMVRGKEGTFVNIKVEKNSEILSFKIQRRKIVAETVSYKIIENNIGYLKILTFTDSTPNEVVDALTEFNKENIKGLILDLRDNPGGLLSSLKKVADYLLPEGTLFYIEKKGEKIEVKTYGKGLNFPLVVLVNENSASASEILAGAIKDRNLGTLIGTKTYGKGLIQTIYNLKGGYGLELTTERYLTPSLYALNGKGIEPDIVIEFEENKEDPFMDSQMVKAIEYLKKLIK, from the coding sequence ATGAGAAAAATTTACTTTATTTTTTTAATTTTGATTGTTTTATCTTTTATATTTGGCTTCTCTTTATCTTATTTAATTTTTAATAAACCAATAATTCCTATAGCAACAAATAAATTCGAACTATTAAATGAAGTTAGTGATCTTATTGTAAAAAATTATGTTGATGAAAAAAATGAGATTGATTTATGTAAAGGACTTGTCTCTTCATTAAATGATCCATATTCAAACTTTTTCACACCAGAGGAGTATTCAAAATTTAAAGAAGATATTTCTGGTGAATATGTTGGAATAGGAGTTTTAATTGGAATGAGAGACAATAAAATAAAAATTCTCCAAGTTTTTAAAAATTCTCCTGCTTTTGAGGCAGGCCTTCCAGTTGGTTCTTACATAATTGAAGTTGACGGAGTAAAAACTGAAAATTTGTCGCTTGATGAAGTTGCAAATATGGTCAGAGGAAAAGAGGGTACATTTGTGAATATTAAAGTTGAAAAAAATAGCGAAATTTTATCATTTAAAATACAAAGAAGAAAAATAGTTGCAGAAACAGTTAGTTATAAAATTATAGAAAATAATATCGGATATTTGAAAATTTTAACATTTACAGATAGCACTCCTAATGAAGTTGTAGACGCTCTAACAGAATTTAATAAAGAAAATATAAAAGGACTAATATTAGATTTAAGGGATAACCCTGGAGGATTACTTTCTTCTCTTAAAAAAGTTGCTGACTATTTACTTCCAGAAGGAACTCTTTTTTATATAGAAAAAAAGGGTGAAAAAATAGAAGTCAAAACTTATGGTAAAGGTCTTAATTTTCCTTTGGTTGTTTTGGTTAATGAAAATAGCGCCTCTGCAAGCGAAATTCTTGCTGGAGCAATTAAAGATAGAAATTTAGGAACTTTAATAGGAACAAAAACATATGGGAAGGGATTAATCCAAACTATTTATAATTTAAAAGGAGGATATGGTTTAGAATTAACAACTGAAAGATATTTAACTCCCAGTTTATATGCCCTTAATGGAAAAGGAATTGAACCAGATATTGTTATAGAATTTGAAGAAAATAAAGAAGATCCTTTTATGGATTCTCAAATGGTTAAAGCAATCGAATATTTAAAGAAGTTAATTAAATAA
- the gmk gene encoding guanylate kinase, whose product MLIVISGPSGSGKGTIIKEVLKIRPELVYSVSYTTRPKREGEVHGKDYYFISTSEFEDLIKKNFFLEWAKVYNFYYGTSKEFVMENLRKNKDVILEIEIQGARKIREIFDKQNAVFIFIAPPDFEELKRRILERKRGETEDEIKERLNFAVQELEESKKYDYIIINDSVEKAVKEVIDIIEKERRKFYGV is encoded by the coding sequence ATGCTTATTGTAATTTCTGGACCATCTGGCTCTGGAAAGGGAACAATAATAAAAGAGGTTTTAAAGATAAGACCTGAATTAGTTTATTCAGTATCTTACACAACAAGACCAAAAAGAGAAGGAGAAGTTCATGGGAAAGATTACTATTTTATAAGTACAAGTGAATTTGAAGATTTAATAAAGAAAAATTTTTTTCTTGAATGGGCAAAAGTTTATAATTTCTATTATGGTACAAGCAAAGAATTTGTAATGGAAAATTTAAGAAAAAATAAAGATGTAATACTCGAAATAGAGATTCAAGGTGCAAGAAAAATAAGAGAAATTTTTGACAAACAAAATGCAGTTTTTATATTTATTGCTCCACCTGATTTTGAAGAACTTAAGAGAAGAATTCTCGAACGAAAAAGAGGAGAAACAGAAGATGAGATAAAAGAACGACTTAACTTTGCTGTTCAAGAACTTGAGGAAAGTAAAAAATATGATTATATTATTATTAATGACTCAGTAGAAAAAGCAGTTAAAGAAGTTATAGATATTATTGAAAAAGAAAGGAGGAAGTTTTATGGCGTTTAA